A part of Aquibium oceanicum genomic DNA contains:
- a CDS encoding nuclear transport factor 2 family protein: MDEAKLIELLDREAIRDCIYRYCRGIDRADEAALRGSYWEDAHDCHGAYDGPAEGFIRHALEVFKSGPRNVHQVANILIEFARSDLAAVESYFTALQRGPDATGVVRQFLLAGRYCDRFEKRAGEWRVARRTVVYDWVEEQSPPVADEATRFGPRQPIGAPSPDDPVYALLAEISPG; encoded by the coding sequence TTGGACGAGGCTAAACTCATCGAACTTCTCGACCGCGAGGCGATCCGCGACTGCATCTACCGCTATTGCCGCGGCATCGACCGGGCCGACGAGGCTGCGTTGCGCGGCTCGTACTGGGAGGACGCGCATGATTGCCACGGGGCCTATGACGGTCCCGCAGAAGGGTTCATCCGCCATGCGCTCGAAGTCTTCAAGAGCGGGCCACGCAATGTGCACCAGGTGGCCAACATCCTGATCGAATTCGCGAGATCCGACTTAGCGGCCGTGGAAAGCTATTTCACCGCACTCCAGCGCGGGCCCGACGCCACAGGCGTGGTGCGGCAATTCCTGCTCGCGGGACGCTACTGCGACCGCTTCGAGAAGCGCGCCGGCGAATGGCGGGTTGCCCGGCGCACGGTCGTCTACGACTGGGTTGAGGAGCAGTCGCCCCCGGTGGCAGACGAAGCGACACGCTTCGGTCCGCGCCAACCGATCGGCGCGCCATCGCCGGACGATCCCGTCTATGCGCTACTCGCCGAAATCTCGCCGGGCTGA
- a CDS encoding acetate--CoA ligase family protein yields MLERMNSLAPLLAPNSVALIGASDDPQRIGGRPLRYLREAGFAGTVFPVNPRRDTVQGLRSYASVADLPETPDVAILAVPAAGTLDAVRACAARKVKAAIVFSAGFAEADDAGRALQEEMTGIARESGMRLLGPNCLGVFSPATGWYGTFSAMLDGTLMQPGPVGIVSQSGAYGSHIAHLARQRGMGIGKFITTGNECDIDVAEALRWTVEQPDINVVMAYAEGIRNRDVFLDALHVAQKREKAIVFMKVGRSEVGAHAVSSHTAALAGSDAVFDAVFRQYGVWRARTTAEQLDVAQACARGVYPKSNRIGIFTLSGGFGIQMADDAEAAGLDVAPMPEDAQRKLKAMLPYASPRNPVDATAQALTDLPLMTSYVAAMLEKGGYDFFTGIFGSGPASPTFAHRLREMLETASRSSASTIMSLTMSAPPEIVRSYEAHGFIVNEDGTALMTALGALVHFRESFDRARQKESDAPLPAPATLGAGPLGEHQAKTILSAAGIRFPAEALAGPGDDVGAVAVSIGFPCVIKIASPDIAHKTEIGGVAIGVADEAEARAKGAAILARAAEHRPDAQIDGLLVSPMISGGVEVIAGVSIDPSFGPVVMFGLGGIFVEVLKDVTFRAAPFDVSEAHRMIREIRGYPVLEGARGAPPADIDALADMLSALSRFAAANERCLDSVDLNPVRVFEAGKGVVALDALIVTRSSTP; encoded by the coding sequence ATGCTCGAGCGAATGAACTCCCTCGCCCCGCTCCTGGCACCGAATTCGGTCGCGCTGATCGGCGCCTCCGACGATCCCCAGCGCATCGGCGGCCGTCCGCTGCGCTATCTTCGCGAAGCCGGGTTCGCCGGCACCGTCTTTCCGGTGAATCCCCGGCGCGACACGGTGCAGGGATTGCGCAGCTATGCCTCGGTGGCTGACCTGCCCGAGACGCCTGACGTCGCGATCCTCGCGGTCCCCGCCGCCGGAACGCTGGACGCCGTGCGCGCCTGCGCGGCGCGCAAGGTCAAGGCTGCGATCGTCTTTTCGGCCGGGTTCGCGGAGGCCGACGACGCGGGCCGTGCCCTGCAGGAGGAGATGACCGGCATCGCCCGCGAAAGCGGCATGCGGCTTCTCGGTCCGAATTGCCTCGGCGTCTTCAGTCCCGCGACCGGCTGGTACGGCACCTTTTCGGCCATGCTCGACGGGACGCTCATGCAGCCCGGCCCGGTCGGTATCGTCTCGCAGAGCGGCGCCTACGGCTCGCACATCGCGCACCTGGCGCGGCAGCGGGGCATGGGCATCGGCAAGTTCATCACCACCGGCAATGAATGCGACATCGACGTGGCCGAGGCGCTGCGCTGGACGGTGGAGCAGCCCGACATCAACGTCGTGATGGCCTATGCCGAAGGCATCCGGAACCGCGATGTCTTTCTCGATGCGCTCCATGTTGCGCAGAAGCGGGAAAAGGCGATCGTCTTCATGAAGGTCGGCCGCTCCGAAGTCGGTGCTCACGCGGTCAGTTCCCATACCGCCGCGCTTGCCGGTTCAGACGCCGTCTTCGACGCCGTCTTCCGGCAGTACGGTGTCTGGCGCGCCCGCACCACGGCCGAACAGCTGGACGTTGCCCAGGCATGCGCCCGCGGTGTCTATCCCAAGAGCAACAGGATCGGCATCTTCACGCTGTCGGGCGGCTTCGGCATCCAGATGGCAGACGACGCGGAAGCGGCGGGCCTCGACGTCGCGCCGATGCCGGAGGACGCGCAGCGGAAACTCAAGGCCATGCTGCCCTACGCCTCTCCGCGCAATCCGGTTGATGCCACCGCGCAGGCTCTCACCGACCTGCCGTTGATGACGAGCTACGTGGCGGCGATGCTCGAAAAGGGCGGCTACGACTTCTTCACCGGCATCTTCGGAAGCGGCCCGGCGAGCCCCACCTTCGCTCATCGGTTGCGCGAAATGCTGGAGACGGCTTCCCGCTCGTCGGCATCCACGATCATGTCGCTCACCATGTCGGCGCCGCCTGAAATCGTTCGGTCCTACGAAGCACATGGCTTCATTGTGAACGAGGACGGCACCGCGCTCATGACCGCCCTTGGCGCGCTGGTTCATTTCCGCGAGAGCTTCGACCGCGCCAGGCAGAAGGAAAGCGACGCCCCGCTCCCCGCGCCCGCGACGCTCGGCGCGGGCCCGCTCGGCGAACACCAGGCCAAGACAATCCTCTCCGCAGCGGGCATCCGCTTTCCCGCCGAGGCGCTCGCGGGTCCCGGAGACGACGTCGGCGCGGTGGCGGTATCCATCGGCTTTCCCTGCGTGATCAAGATCGCCTCGCCCGACATCGCTCACAAGACCGAGATCGGCGGCGTCGCCATCGGCGTCGCGGACGAAGCCGAGGCGCGCGCGAAGGGAGCGGCGATCCTCGCACGCGCGGCCGAGCACCGGCCGGACGCCCAGATCGACGGCCTCCTCGTCTCGCCGATGATATCGGGCGGTGTCGAGGTGATCGCGGGCGTGTCGATCGACCCCTCGTTCGGTCCCGTGGTCATGTTCGGGCTAGGCGGCATATTCGTCGAGGTCCTGAAGGACGTGACCTTCCGGGCCGCGCCCTTCGATGTCTCCGAAGCGCACCGGATGATCCGGGAGATTCGAGGATATCCCGTGCTGGAAGGCGCTCGCGGAGCACCGCCTGCCGACATCGATGCGCTGGCCGACATGCTGTCGGCACTGTCGCGTTTTGCCGCCGCCAACGAACGGTGCCTCGACAGCGTCGATCTCAATCCCGTGCGCGTGTTCGAGGCCGGCAAGGGCGTCGTGGCGCTCGACGCCCTGATCGTGACGCGCAGTTCCACCCCGTGA
- a CDS encoding SMP-30/gluconolactonase/LRE family protein, with translation MTINCSLVSETPDLLGESPVWDHDNKRLYWVDGVSRVIRCHVPGSGAFEAWTTPSMVGSIALGKGGTLVVGLVDGIYLLDLATGGFEPLMIPEPVDRKVRFNDGKNDRYGRFLCGTMGINADPLGKLWRVDRDGRSSIFATGIRIFNSLCFSPDGRTMYFSDSLDRTIRAFSYGPGDTEIGDPRILVDTDVFDSGPDGATVDAEGCLWVCLVQVGKIARFTPRGKLDRLIDAPTDMPSCVAFGGDDLSTLYVTSIKDSGSGRAISRHPQGGCLYAIGGLGVRGLPEARFGIPLLEEDGSDRCSSE, from the coding sequence ATGACGATCAACTGCTCCCTCGTCTCCGAGACGCCGGACCTCCTCGGCGAAAGCCCCGTCTGGGATCATGACAACAAGCGGCTCTACTGGGTCGACGGCGTGTCGCGCGTCATCCGTTGCCATGTTCCGGGTTCCGGCGCGTTCGAGGCCTGGACCACGCCCTCGATGGTCGGTTCGATCGCGCTCGGCAAAGGCGGAACGCTTGTCGTGGGGCTGGTCGACGGAATCTATCTGCTCGACCTTGCCACCGGTGGTTTCGAGCCGCTGATGATACCGGAACCTGTCGACCGGAAGGTCCGCTTCAACGACGGCAAGAACGACCGCTACGGTCGGTTCCTGTGCGGCACGATGGGCATCAACGCCGATCCGCTCGGCAAGCTGTGGCGGGTCGACCGCGACGGCCGCTCCAGCATTTTCGCCACCGGAATCCGCATTTTCAATTCGCTGTGTTTCAGCCCCGATGGACGGACGATGTATTTCTCCGACAGCCTCGATCGCACGATCCGGGCTTTTTCCTATGGTCCGGGCGATACAGAGATCGGCGATCCGCGAATTCTCGTCGACACCGACGTGTTCGATTCGGGTCCCGACGGCGCGACAGTGGACGCGGAGGGCTGCCTCTGGGTCTGCCTCGTCCAGGTCGGGAAGATCGCCCGCTTCACGCCGCGCGGGAAACTCGACCGCCTGATCGACGCGCCGACGGACATGCCTTCCTGCGTGGCCTTCGGCGGCGACGACCTCTCGACGCTTTATGTCACCTCGATCAAGGATTCAGGATCGGGCCGCGCCATTTCGCGCCACCCGCAGGGCGGATGCCTCTACGCCATCGGGGGGCTGGGCGTCCGCGGCCTCCCGGAAGCACGTTTCGGAATCCCCCTTCTCGAGGAGGACGGGAGCGACCGATGCTCGAGCGAATGA
- a CDS encoding ABC transporter substrate-binding protein, translating into MKKIRGFAAFAAVLAGTTALASAALAQGISGDVIKIGIMADQSGPYADNGGPGSVEAARMAIEDFGGEIDGKKIELVIADDQNKPDIGAAIAQKWVDEEGVDAIVGGSASSIALAVQTMMAEKKKPYMLAGTASSSLTNDACTPYSMQWVLDTYSLPKATAKSLVEAGEDTWFFITVDYTFGKQWQADTTKFIEDAGGKVVGSVLHPLNSNDFSSYLLQAQASGAKVIALANSGSDFANVIKQAQEFGITAAGQKLAPLGVQINQVHGIGLQVAQGLQIVTPFYWDYNDETREFGERFRERFRGRTPNETMAGTYSAVNHYLKAVKSTGTDDGEAVVKAMHETPVNDFEMKDVTIRADGQVMRPMYAATIKSPDESKSDYDYYTITGVVPAADAWRPVSESNCALLK; encoded by the coding sequence ATGAAGAAGATCAGGGGTTTCGCGGCCTTCGCCGCAGTGCTCGCAGGCACAACGGCGCTGGCATCGGCAGCGCTGGCGCAGGGCATCTCGGGCGACGTGATCAAGATCGGCATCATGGCCGACCAGTCCGGCCCCTACGCCGACAACGGCGGCCCGGGCTCCGTCGAGGCCGCCCGCATGGCGATCGAGGATTTCGGCGGTGAGATCGACGGAAAGAAGATCGAGCTCGTCATTGCCGACGACCAGAACAAGCCCGACATCGGCGCGGCCATCGCGCAGAAGTGGGTCGACGAGGAAGGCGTGGACGCCATCGTCGGCGGTTCCGCCTCCTCCATCGCGCTCGCCGTGCAGACGATGATGGCCGAGAAGAAGAAGCCCTACATGCTGGCGGGAACGGCCTCGTCCTCGCTCACCAACGATGCCTGCACGCCGTACAGCATGCAGTGGGTGCTCGACACCTATTCGCTGCCCAAGGCGACGGCGAAATCGCTGGTGGAAGCAGGCGAGGACACCTGGTTCTTCATCACCGTCGACTACACCTTCGGCAAGCAGTGGCAGGCCGATACGACGAAGTTCATCGAGGATGCCGGCGGCAAGGTCGTGGGTTCGGTCCTGCATCCGCTGAATTCGAACGACTTCTCGTCCTACCTGCTGCAGGCGCAGGCCAGCGGCGCGAAGGTGATCGCGCTGGCCAACTCCGGCTCCGACTTCGCCAACGTGATCAAGCAGGCGCAGGAGTTCGGCATCACGGCCGCCGGCCAGAAACTCGCCCCGCTCGGCGTTCAGATCAATCAGGTCCACGGCATCGGGCTGCAGGTGGCGCAGGGCCTGCAGATCGTCACGCCCTTCTACTGGGACTACAATGACGAGACGCGCGAGTTCGGTGAGCGCTTCCGCGAGCGCTTCCGGGGCCGCACGCCGAACGAGACGATGGCCGGCACATACAGCGCGGTCAACCACTACCTCAAGGCCGTCAAGTCCACCGGCACGGACGACGGCGAGGCGGTCGTCAAGGCCATGCACGAAACGCCGGTCAACGACTTCGAGATGAAGGATGTGACCATCCGCGCCGACGGCCAGGTGATGCGGCCCATGTACGCCGCCACCATCAAGAGCCCGGACGAGTCCAAGAGCGACTACGACTACTACACCATCACCGGCGTCGTCCCGGCCGCAGATGCCTGGCGCCCGGTATCCGAGAGCAACTGCGCGTTGCTCAAGTAA
- a CDS encoding glucose 1-dehydrogenase, whose amino-acid sequence MLERTRMSGRLEGLVALVTGGGRGIGRAISETFAREGAAVGVLDLKPEISSEAADAIKNAGGNAIPLVGNVANRTDVFAAAAALSDAFGPVTVLVNNAMWNRYGSLLEQDETTVGRMIDVGFKGVVWGYQAVVPQMRDAGGGSIINIASPAALIALRHGIMYSAVKAAVQASTRSAAAEFGPMNIRVNAIAPGSTRTDGANRVVDEDGWERRRQKVPLGRLGEPQDVANAALFLASAESAWVSGDMMLVDGAMTFAFS is encoded by the coding sequence ATGCTTGAAAGGACGCGCATGTCGGGGCGGCTTGAAGGTCTAGTGGCGCTGGTCACGGGAGGAGGACGGGGGATCGGTCGCGCCATCTCCGAAACCTTTGCTCGCGAAGGCGCCGCGGTGGGCGTCCTCGACCTCAAGCCCGAAATCTCGAGTGAAGCGGCCGACGCCATCAAGAACGCCGGCGGAAACGCGATCCCGCTGGTCGGGAACGTCGCCAACCGCACCGATGTCTTCGCCGCAGCCGCGGCGCTGTCCGATGCCTTTGGTCCCGTCACGGTGCTCGTCAACAACGCCATGTGGAACCGCTACGGCTCCCTGCTCGAGCAGGACGAGACCACGGTCGGCCGCATGATCGACGTCGGGTTCAAGGGCGTCGTGTGGGGATATCAGGCCGTGGTTCCGCAGATGCGGGATGCCGGAGGCGGATCGATCATCAACATCGCATCCCCGGCCGCACTCATCGCGCTGCGTCACGGCATCATGTACAGCGCCGTCAAGGCCGCCGTTCAAGCCTCGACACGATCGGCCGCGGCGGAGTTCGGCCCCATGAACATCCGCGTCAACGCCATCGCGCCGGGATCGACGCGCACCGATGGCGCCAACCGCGTCGTGGACGAGGACGGCTGGGAGCGGCGCAGGCAGAAGGTGCCGCTCGGACGGCTCGGCGAACCGCAGGACGTGGCCAACGCGGCGCTCTTCCTCGCCAGCGCGGAGTCGGCGTGGGTGAGCGGCGACATGATGCTGGTCGACGGCGCCATGACATTCGCGTTTTCGTGA
- a CDS encoding IclR family transcriptional regulator produces MQNSQVKSATRAIEILEYFKLFRQPRAMSEIALALGYPQSSTTVLLKTLVTLGYLNFDRKERLYFPTPKVTALGDWVPRALFGTGRVLEALRDVHAATGETASINTRNDVYLQYVKIIQSVHALRFHVDEGTLRPLTQSAVGWLLLSTMSDDKIDNTVRRANIATPRAADRVKVSDMMERVREIRQQGYAWTENVPFLGGGTVCVLLPITIQNQPATIGVGGAAERVRQNRERYLAILQRAARSVAPTDPFDQPIDIEF; encoded by the coding sequence ATGCAGAATTCCCAGGTGAAGTCCGCGACGCGGGCCATCGAGATACTCGAGTACTTCAAGCTGTTCAGGCAGCCGCGCGCGATGTCGGAGATTGCGCTCGCTCTCGGATATCCGCAGTCGAGCACCACCGTGCTCCTCAAGACGCTCGTCACGCTGGGCTATCTCAACTTCGATCGCAAGGAGAGGCTTTATTTCCCGACCCCCAAGGTGACCGCGCTGGGAGACTGGGTGCCGCGTGCGCTGTTCGGAACGGGGAGGGTGCTGGAAGCCTTGCGGGACGTGCACGCCGCGACGGGCGAAACCGCCTCGATCAACACGCGCAACGATGTCTATCTGCAGTACGTCAAGATCATCCAGTCGGTGCACGCGCTTCGCTTCCACGTGGACGAAGGCACGCTGCGTCCGCTCACGCAGTCGGCCGTCGGCTGGCTCCTGCTATCCACCATGTCCGACGACAAGATCGACAACACGGTGCGCCGCGCCAACATCGCGACGCCCAGGGCAGCCGATCGCGTCAAGGTTTCCGACATGATGGAGCGGGTGCGCGAGATCCGGCAGCAGGGCTACGCCTGGACGGAGAATGTCCCGTTCCTCGGCGGCGGCACGGTCTGCGTGCTTCTGCCGATCACGATCCAGAACCAGCCAGCCACGATCGGCGTGGGTGGCGCTGCCGAGCGTGTCCGGCAGAACCGCGAGCGCTACCTCGCCATCCTCCAGCGCGCGGCCCGGTCGGTCGCGCCGACCGACCCGTTCGACCAGCCGATCGACATCGAGTTCTGA
- a CDS encoding branched-chain amino acid ABC transporter permease, translated as MRLSLFAALIAVPLLLVAPFYFYSVTLMTILCFVVFACSFNLLLGYSGLLCFGHAMFFGGAAYITGHLLKTTPLSLELAILCGGIFSGLLGLVIGMLAIRRQGIQFAMITLAFSQFVYFIFLQSSFTGGEDGMQAIPRNALFGLFDVSDNSVFYYVVLAVTLVCVFVYYRIVHSPYGEVLKAVRDNQPRVESLGFDPERVKLLAFVLSATMAGIAGGMKATVYQFATLTDASWPISAEVILMTLLGGLGTLTGPIFGAGIIIMLNDYLAGFGEWALISQGVILLVVIVFFRRGFVGELDALARYLRGRRAATATIDANKPVQTV; from the coding sequence ATGAGACTTTCGCTCTTCGCCGCCCTGATCGCGGTCCCGCTACTCCTCGTCGCGCCCTTCTACTTCTACTCCGTCACGCTCATGACGATCCTGTGCTTCGTCGTCTTCGCCTGCTCGTTCAACCTGCTGCTCGGCTATTCGGGCCTGCTGTGCTTCGGGCATGCGATGTTTTTCGGCGGCGCCGCCTACATCACCGGCCACCTGCTCAAGACGACGCCGCTCTCGCTCGAACTGGCAATCCTGTGCGGCGGCATCTTCAGCGGCCTGCTGGGCCTGGTCATCGGCATGCTGGCGATCCGCCGGCAGGGTATTCAGTTCGCGATGATCACGCTCGCCTTCTCGCAGTTCGTCTACTTCATCTTCCTGCAGTCGTCCTTCACGGGCGGCGAGGACGGAATGCAGGCCATCCCGCGGAACGCCCTTTTCGGCTTGTTCGACGTGTCGGACAATTCGGTTTTCTACTATGTGGTGCTCGCGGTGACGCTGGTCTGCGTCTTCGTCTACTACCGCATCGTCCATTCGCCCTATGGCGAGGTGCTGAAGGCCGTCCGGGACAACCAGCCGCGTGTGGAGTCGCTCGGCTTCGATCCCGAGCGCGTCAAGCTTCTCGCCTTCGTGCTGTCGGCCACGATGGCCGGCATCGCCGGCGGCATGAAGGCGACCGTCTATCAGTTCGCCACGCTTACGGACGCATCCTGGCCGATCTCGGCCGAGGTGATCCTGATGACGCTGCTTGGCGGCCTCGGCACGTTGACGGGCCCGATCTTCGGGGCGGGCATCATCATCATGCTGAACGACTATCTCGCCGGCTTCGGCGAATGGGCATTGATCAGCCAGGGCGTGATCCTGCTGGTGGTGATCGTCTTCTTCCGCCGCGGTTTCGTCGGCGAGCTCGACGCGCTTGCGCGCTATTTGCGCGGCCGCAGGGCCGCAACGGCCACCATCGACGCCAACAAGCCCGTCCAGACGGTCTGA
- a CDS encoding branched-chain amino acid ABC transporter permease produces MFDGISTQLLLGQVLIGLINGSFYAMLSMGLVIIFGMMHVINFTHGAQYMLGAFCAWLLLNYLGIGYWPSLVLAPFAVALFGIFLERVLLRPLAGLDHLYSLLATYAVALIVEGLVRIQYGSTGLPYDNPIPGGVNLGFMFMPYYRLWVVAFSVVTCVGTWLLIDHTKLGAYLRAANENPQIVQTFGINVPKLMTLTYGFGVGLAGLCGVLAAPIYQVSPSMGSSLMIVVFAVVVIGGMGSIIGAVATGYMLGIVEGLTKVFYPEAASVVIFLFMTVALYLRPQGIFSGREAN; encoded by the coding sequence ATGTTCGATGGCATCAGCACGCAACTCCTGCTCGGACAGGTCCTGATCGGCCTGATCAACGGCTCCTTCTACGCCATGCTGTCCATGGGTCTCGTCATCATCTTCGGCATGATGCACGTCATCAACTTCACCCACGGCGCGCAGTACATGCTCGGAGCCTTCTGCGCCTGGCTCCTCCTGAACTATCTCGGTATCGGCTACTGGCCTTCGCTGGTCCTTGCGCCCTTCGCCGTCGCGCTCTTCGGCATCTTTCTCGAACGCGTGCTGTTGCGACCGCTGGCTGGTCTCGATCACCTCTACAGCCTGCTCGCCACCTACGCCGTCGCCCTGATCGTGGAGGGGCTGGTTCGGATCCAGTACGGTTCGACGGGGTTGCCCTACGACAACCCGATACCAGGCGGCGTCAATCTGGGCTTCATGTTCATGCCCTACTACCGCCTCTGGGTGGTGGCGTTTTCGGTCGTCACCTGCGTGGGCACGTGGCTCTTGATCGACCACACCAAGCTCGGCGCCTACCTGCGCGCGGCCAACGAGAACCCGCAGATCGTGCAGACCTTCGGCATCAACGTGCCCAAGCTGATGACGCTGACATACGGGTTCGGCGTGGGGCTCGCCGGTCTCTGCGGCGTGCTGGCGGCACCGATCTACCAGGTCTCGCCCTCGATGGGTTCGAGCCTGATGATCGTCGTCTTCGCGGTCGTCGTCATCGGCGGCATGGGCTCGATCATCGGGGCCGTCGCGACGGGCTACATGCTCGGCATCGTGGAAGGCCTGACGAAGGTCTTTTATCCAGAAGCCGCGAGCGTTGTGATCTTCCTGTTCATGACGGTGGCGCTCTATCTGCGCCCGCAAGGCATCTTCAGCGGACGGGAGGCCAACTGA
- a CDS encoding ABC transporter ATP-binding protein, giving the protein MNSGAETLAPAETGTGETLLEVNDLSAWYAESRVLHGMAFDVRPGELVTLIGRNGAGKTTTLRSIVGLLQKKTGAIRFEGRDLIGMRPFEIARLGIGYCPEERAIFSSLSVKENLFLPPVLKPGGMTEAEIFETFPNLRARSASQGTKLSGGEQQMLAIARILRTGARLLLLDEPSEGLAPVVVKEIGEIIRRLKAKGFTIILVEQNLRFARLVADRHVVVENGKVVDRMTNAELAADMNRVKSYLGV; this is encoded by the coding sequence ATGAATAGCGGCGCTGAAACTCTCGCTCCGGCGGAGACCGGAACCGGCGAGACCCTTCTCGAGGTGAACGACCTGAGCGCGTGGTACGCCGAGTCGCGTGTCTTGCACGGCATGGCGTTCGACGTGCGGCCGGGCGAGCTCGTTACCCTCATCGGCCGCAACGGAGCCGGCAAGACGACCACGCTGCGCTCGATCGTCGGGCTCCTGCAAAAGAAGACCGGCGCGATCCGCTTCGAAGGTCGCGATCTCATCGGGATGCGCCCGTTCGAGATCGCACGCCTCGGCATCGGATACTGTCCCGAGGAGCGGGCGATCTTTTCCTCGCTCTCGGTCAAGGAAAACCTGTTCTTGCCGCCCGTGCTGAAGCCGGGCGGGATGACCGAGGCGGAAATCTTCGAGACCTTTCCCAATCTCCGGGCGCGGTCGGCTAGCCAGGGCACCAAGCTTTCGGGCGGCGAGCAGCAGATGCTGGCGATCGCACGCATCCTGCGCACCGGCGCGCGGCTGCTTCTCCTCGACGAGCCGAGCGAAGGCCTGGCGCCGGTGGTCGTCAAGGAGATCGGCGAGATCATCAGGAGGCTCAAGGCCAAGGGATTCACCATCATCCTCGTTGAACAGAACCTGCGCTTCGCCCGCCTCGTCGCCGACCGGCACGTCGTCGTCGAGAACGGCAAGGTGGTCGACCGCATGACCAACGCCGAGCTGGCAGCGGATATGAACCGCGTCAAATCCTATCTGGGAGTGTGA
- a CDS encoding acyl-CoA dehydrogenase family protein: protein MAAPKDWNALSDEAFRDAFRDLVERRLPAELRFMRKQRPLFDEVAVWYHALAEEGWLAPVWPVEHGGMGLSPAKHMIYVEEWGRLGCPRIPDHGIGLVGPLLLEHGTEEQKAYYMPRILSGEHVWCQGYSEPGSGSDLASLRTSAVRDGDEFIVNGQKIWTTLAHCANWIFALVRTSRDEKVRQKGITVLLIDMTTPGVTVRPIANLRGETDFCEVFFDDVRVPVGNVVGEIDQGWNVAKSVLGHERIFLGATTRPEIAMERLEKLAQAKGAFSDPAFRSRYARHRLDIYDLGSAFDRFAKVLREGGELGADVSMLKIFTTELYQRITEETLTLADDDARYFDDIDAGNGKVDAMNLFLDSRAPAIFGGSNEIQKNILAKAVLKLPS, encoded by the coding sequence ATGGCTGCGCCAAAGGACTGGAACGCGCTGTCGGACGAAGCCTTCCGCGACGCCTTTCGCGATCTGGTCGAGCGGCGGCTCCCTGCCGAACTGCGCTTCATGCGCAAGCAGCGGCCGCTCTTCGACGAAGTGGCGGTGTGGTATCACGCGCTGGCCGAGGAAGGCTGGCTGGCACCGGTCTGGCCGGTGGAACATGGCGGCATGGGCCTCTCCCCGGCCAAGCACATGATCTATGTCGAGGAATGGGGCCGGCTCGGCTGTCCGCGCATCCCCGACCATGGCATCGGTCTGGTCGGGCCGCTTCTGTTGGAACACGGCACCGAGGAACAGAAGGCATACTACATGCCGCGCATCCTTTCGGGGGAGCACGTGTGGTGCCAGGGCTATTCGGAACCCGGTTCGGGTTCGGATCTGGCGAGCCTTCGGACGTCCGCGGTGCGCGACGGCGACGAGTTCATCGTCAACGGCCAGAAGATCTGGACCACGCTCGCCCACTGCGCCAACTGGATCTTCGCGCTCGTGCGCACGAGCCGCGACGAGAAAGTCCGGCAGAAGGGGATCACCGTCCTTCTCATCGACATGACGACGCCCGGCGTGACGGTCCGCCCGATCGCCAACCTGCGCGGCGAGACGGATTTCTGCGAAGTGTTCTTCGACGACGTACGCGTGCCGGTCGGCAACGTCGTGGGCGAGATCGATCAGGGCTGGAACGTCGCGAAATCCGTTCTCGGACACGAGCGGATCTTTCTCGGCGCGACCACCCGTCCCGAGATCGCCATGGAACGCCTGGAAAAACTCGCCCAAGCCAAGGGAGCGTTCTCGGATCCCGCCTTCCGTTCGCGCTATGCCCGGCACAGGCTCGACATCTACGATCTCGGCTCGGCTTTCGACCGCTTTGCGAAGGTGCTGCGCGAGGGCGGCGAACTCGGTGCCGACGTCTCCATGCTGAAGATCTTCACGACCGAACTCTATCAGCGCATCACCGAGGAAACGCTGACGCTCGCGGACGATGACGCCCGCTACTTCGACGACATAGACGCCGGCAACGGCAAGGTCGACGCGATGAACCTATTTCTGGATTCCCGCGCGCCGGCGATCTTCGGCGGATCGAACGAAATCCAGAAGAACATTCTTGCGAAGGCCGTGCTGAAACTGCCGAGTTGA